One stretch of Prunus persica cultivar Lovell chromosome G1, Prunus_persica_NCBIv2, whole genome shotgun sequence DNA includes these proteins:
- the LOC18788510 gene encoding pentatricopeptide repeat-containing protein At4g19191, mitochondrial: MVLSKFSTIVGWNSAIRESVNQSRPHKALLLFFQMKQNGLEPNNFTFTFLAKACAKLSNLKFSQIIHTNVLKSPFRSDIFVQTAMLDMYVKCDRLADAYILFERIPMRDVACWNVMLMGFAQLGFLDKVLRLFHEMRFARILPDTITVMGLTQASLETKNLALVKAIHAFGIQIGIDGDVSMANTWISAYSKCDDLSSAMAVFNGIEIGARTVVSWNSMIAGYANLEKFLDALNFYKWMLCDGYRPDISTIVSLLSSCIQPDKLLQGVLIHCHGIQMGCDSDIFVVNALISMYSRCGDILSSRFLFDGMSNRTCVSWTAMISGYADKGDLNEALRLFHAMEAAGEKPDLVTVLSLVSGCGQTGALELGKWIHNYAFSNGLRDSIVVCNALIDMHAKCGNINSARELFYALPVRTVVSWTTMIAGFALNGNYEEALDLFCLMVDLDLKPNHLTFLAILQACTHAGLLEKGMEFFDMMKKVYKINPGVDHYSCMADLLGRKGRLEEATELVKSMPMKPDARIWGALLSACKIHHNVEIGEYACRRLFELEPQGAVPFVEMANIYASERRWDEVAALRRAMKFKKVKKIPGQSLLHVNGKPHVFTVEDRGHPEGLLIYAMLDCLALQLKEEQYSPHSDNFVK; encoded by the coding sequence ATGGTCCTTTCAAAATTCTCAACCATTGTTGGATGGAACTCTGCTATAAGAGAATCTGTGAACCAAAGCCGTCCCCACAAAGCcctccttctctttttccaaatgaaacaaaatggTTTGGAACCTAACAACTTCACCTTTACCTTCTTGGCTAAAGCATGTGCCAAGCTTTCCAACCTCAAATTCTCCCAAATTATTCACACCAATGTTTTAAAATCACCATTTCGGTCAGATATCTTTGTGCAAACAGCAATGCTCGATATGTATGTCAAGTGTGATCGGTTGGCTGATGCCTACATTCTGTTTGAGAGAATTCCCATGAGAGACGTGGCTTGCTGGAACGTGATGCTTATGGGTTTTGCGCAATTGGGATTTCTTGATAAAGTGTTACGTTTGTTCCATGAGATGAGGTTTGCGCGAATTCTGCCTGATACCATCACGGTTATGGGGTTGACTCAGGCAAGTTTGGAGACAAAGAATTTGGCACTGGTGAAAGCCATTCATGCATTTGGAATTCAGATTGGGATAGATGGAGATGTTTCAATGGCTAACACTTGGATCTCTGCCTATTCCAAATGCGATGACTTAAGTTCGGCCATGGCTGTCTTTAATGGGATTGAAATTGGCGCGAGGACTGTTGTCTCATGGAATTCAATGATTGCAGGATATGCAAACTTAGAGAAATTTCTTGATGCTCTAAATTTTTACAAATGGATGCTCTGTGATGGATATAGGCCTGATATAAGCACAATTGTGAGCCTCCTTTCTTCGTGCATTCAACCTGATAAATTGCTACAGGGTGTGCTGATTCATTGTCATGGAATTCAAATGGGCTGTGATTCTGACATTTTTGTTGTCAATGCCCTTATATCAATGTATTCCAGGTGTGGTGATATACTTTCTTCTAGATTTTTATTTGATGGCATGTCAAATAGAACTTGTGTTTCATGGACTGCTATGATCAGTGGGTATGCTGATAAAGGAGATTTGAATGAGGCGCTAAGATTGTTTCATGCTATGGAAGCAGCTGGTGAGAAACCTGATTTGGTTACTGTGCTTTCTCTGGTTTCAGGTTGCGGCCAAACAGGAGCACTTGAGCTGGGAAAATGGATTCATAACTATGCCTTTTCTAACGGTTTAAGAGACAGCATCGTAGTCTGCAATGCATTAATTGACATGCATGCAAAATGTGGAAATATTAACAGTGCTCGGGAGCTCTTCTATGCCTTGCCAGTGAGAACTGTTGTTTCCTGGACAACTATGATCGCAGGCTTTGCTTTGAATGGCAACTACGAAGAAGCTCTGGACCTTTTCTGCCTGATGGTGGATTTGGACCTGAAACCAAACCACTTAACTTTTCTTGCCATTCTTCAAGCTTGCACTCATGCGGGTCTTCTTGAGAAAGGAATGGAGTTCTTTGACATGATGAAAAAAGTTTACAAGATAAATCCTGGGGTAGACCACTATTCTTGTATGGCGGATCTCCTTGGGCGTAAGGGAAGGTTGGAAGAAGCAACGGAGCTTGTGAAAAGTATGCCGATGAAACCCGATGCTCGCATATGGGGTGCATTGCTTAGTGCTTGCAAGATTCACCATAACGTAGAGATCGGGGAATATGCATGTCGCCGTCTATTTGAGTTGGAGCCCCAGGGTGCAGTTCCATTTGTGGAGATGGCGAACATATATGCATCAGAGAGAAGGTGGGATGAAGTTGCTGCATTAAGGAGAGCTATGAAATttaagaaagtaaaaaaaattccaggaCAAAGCCTTCTTCATGTTAATGGGAAACCTCATGTATTTACAGTCGAAGATAGGGGTCATCCTGAAGGCTTGCTTATATATGCAATGTTAGATTGTTTGGCATTGCAGTTGAAAGAAGAACAATACTCGCCACATTCAGACAATTTTGTGAAatga